A single Pirellulales bacterium DNA region contains:
- a CDS encoding TolC family protein: MSIRPAIVALSLAVCGVATDAARGQITSLADDILVITKGVQAQEQRRNDQHLGGDIGGTISALGASPGSGDTRLEQRGTGSPGASYRRPNQDVVQAAASDGQRRPFAQVRMQAPEAVPAPPPRFLGALDLPAEEDQGPPDGLTMDAAIDRLVRYSYDLRVKSFEIPQARADVLTASLRANPMVFGTASSVPYAPYSPQRPGEVSFSATVIYPFDVSHKRQARTVVAAQAERVIEAQYQDAVRIDLDKMYMAYLDVVAARETLRFATASRDGLRRVSQLAEQQLQNKQLAQTEVDRINIQLDSAEIGVEQAAVALRESKYALALQLAIPLDAAEQVELRASLRDAAPAPPPDDELIALAYGSRPDLVAFRLGVNRARADVQLSQAEKTSDLFLLYTPWEIQNNSAIGGQNANSWSLAAFGSVALFNRNQGNIRRAQLNVSQTRSELYGLEQQIGQEVRRARAEYEASRQVVERLERTVVPRSRRVREGALRSLTAGETSVLDYLAAQREHNDVVQQYRDALVRHRRSMLRLNTAVGMRVLP; this comes from the coding sequence ATGTCCATTCGCCCGGCAATTGTTGCTTTGTCGCTGGCCGTGTGCGGCGTCGCTACCGATGCGGCCCGAGGGCAGATCACGTCGCTGGCCGACGATATCCTGGTCATCACCAAGGGCGTGCAAGCGCAAGAGCAGCGTCGCAACGATCAACATCTGGGAGGCGACATCGGCGGCACGATCAGCGCGCTGGGCGCAAGTCCCGGCAGCGGCGATACGCGTCTCGAACAGCGCGGCACCGGTTCGCCGGGGGCCAGCTACCGGCGCCCGAACCAGGACGTGGTACAGGCCGCCGCCAGCGACGGTCAACGACGGCCTTTCGCTCAGGTGCGCATGCAAGCGCCCGAGGCCGTGCCGGCGCCGCCACCGCGCTTCCTGGGCGCGCTCGATCTGCCGGCGGAAGAAGACCAAGGACCGCCCGATGGACTGACGATGGATGCCGCCATCGATCGGCTGGTGCGCTACAGCTACGACCTGCGCGTGAAGTCGTTCGAGATTCCACAAGCGCGGGCCGACGTGCTCACGGCCAGCTTGCGGGCCAACCCGATGGTGTTCGGCACGGCCTCGTCGGTTCCCTATGCGCCTTATTCGCCGCAGCGGCCTGGGGAGGTGAGCTTCAGCGCCACCGTGATTTATCCGTTCGACGTCAGCCACAAGCGGCAGGCGCGCACGGTGGTCGCCGCGCAAGCCGAGCGCGTGATCGAGGCGCAGTATCAGGACGCCGTGCGCATCGACCTCGACAAGATGTACATGGCGTACCTGGACGTGGTGGCCGCCCGCGAGACGTTGCGCTTTGCCACCGCCAGCCGCGACGGTTTGCGCCGCGTGTCGCAACTGGCGGAGCAGCAATTGCAGAATAAGCAACTGGCGCAAACCGAAGTGGACCGCATCAATATCCAGCTCGATAGCGCCGAGATCGGCGTCGAGCAGGCCGCGGTCGCTCTGCGCGAGAGCAAATACGCGCTGGCTCTGCAACTGGCAATTCCGCTCGATGCGGCCGAGCAAGTCGAGTTACGCGCCAGCTTGCGCGACGCGGCGCCGGCGCCGCCGCCGGACGACGAGTTGATCGCCCTGGCCTATGGTTCGCGACCCGATCTCGTGGCCTTCCGCCTGGGCGTGAATCGAGCCCGGGCCGACGTACAGCTTTCCCAAGCGGAAAAGACTTCGGACCTGTTCCTCTTGTACACGCCGTGGGAGATCCAGAACAACTCGGCGATCGGCGGCCAGAATGCCAATAGCTGGTCGCTGGCGGCGTTCGGCAGCGTGGCCCTGTTCAACCGGAATCAGGGCAATATCCGGCGGGCACAATTGAACGTCTCGCAGACGCGCAGCGAACTGTATGGCCTGGAACAACAAATCGGCCAGGAAGTGCGCCGGGCCCGGGCCGAGTACGAGGCCAGCCGGCAAGTGGTCGAGCGACTGGAGCGCACGGTCGTCCCGCGCTCGCGCCGCGTGCGCGAGGGCGCGCTGCGAAGCCTCACGGCCGGCGAAACGAGCGTGCTCGACTACCTGGCCGCACAGCGCGAACACAACGACGTGGTGCAGCAATATCGCGATGCGCTGGTGCGCCACCGCCGCAGCATGCTCCGACTGAACACGGCCGTGGGTATGCGGGTATTGCCTTAG
- the pssA gene encoding CDP-diacylglycerol--serine O-phosphatidyltransferase produces the protein MMARIRTVAVLPTLFTLANLVCGFFAIVVAARVDAPTSSQVPVTSPLGTRSPVKAVQALDKNDPTHNIMLSGWLIFLAMLFDALDGHIARLSNWTSDFGAQLDSLSDLVTFGVAPAFVLVKMCPSFTYLHHDWAWMIAASYVVCAALRLARFTIETGEDDDHLHFSGLPSPAAAASIAGFAIMFYTLRRSDNPLVFADQVDVVLQTVLPFFAALVALLMVSRIPYPHLVNQMFSGQRSLGHVVGLVFALVAIMVIRGYAVPLVCCGFVAMGPIQYAWQEYIERQPHKDPLF, from the coding sequence ATGATGGCCCGCATTCGTACTGTCGCCGTGCTGCCGACGTTGTTCACGTTGGCGAATTTGGTGTGCGGCTTTTTCGCGATCGTGGTGGCAGCGCGGGTCGACGCGCCCACTTCGAGCCAGGTTCCCGTCACTTCCCCCTTGGGAACGCGCAGCCCGGTAAAAGCCGTGCAGGCACTGGACAAGAACGACCCGACGCACAACATCATGCTGAGCGGCTGGTTGATTTTCCTGGCCATGCTGTTCGACGCGTTGGATGGGCATATCGCGCGGCTGTCGAACTGGACGAGCGACTTCGGCGCGCAGCTCGATAGTTTGTCCGACCTGGTGACCTTCGGCGTTGCGCCGGCATTTGTGTTGGTGAAGATGTGTCCCAGCTTTACGTATTTGCATCACGATTGGGCGTGGATGATCGCGGCTTCGTATGTTGTTTGCGCGGCGTTGCGCCTGGCGCGTTTCACGATCGAGACGGGCGAGGACGACGATCACCTGCACTTCTCGGGGCTGCCCAGCCCGGCGGCCGCGGCGTCGATCGCCGGTTTCGCGATCATGTTCTACACGCTGCGGCGATCGGACAATCCGCTCGTATTTGCCGATCAGGTCGACGTCGTGCTGCAAACAGTATTGCCGTTTTTCGCGGCGCTGGTCGCGCTCCTGATGGTGTCGCGTATTCCTTATCCGCACCTGGTGAACCAGATGTTCTCGGGCCAACGCAGCCTGGGACACGTCGTGGGGCTGGTGTTTGCCCTGGTGGCGATCATGGTGATCCGCGGCTACGCCGTGCCGCTGGTGTGCTGCGGCTTCGTGGCGATGGGCCCGATTCAATACGCCTGGCAGGAGTACATCGAGCGTCAGCCGCACAAGGATCCGCTCTTCTAG
- a CDS encoding efflux RND transporter periplasmic adaptor subunit has translation MSLHALKKRTQKAGGWLLAIAIVVVGWLAFGYWSKRSASDNASASMAGAAVANPTVIEIPRQVAELNHMAIAAAKLPTRERELLLRGELAIDFNRLVHVHALFPGRIVELANADDSNTPSAHDSKLKRPVGFMDHVVKDQSLAVLHSKDFGATKSELVDALANLALDQEAYERIKALDTRGAASETSVREAERQVATGRIAVKKAELTLRSWGVPEEVIENVKREVESIRNQQDIGKREDAEWARVDIKSPIDGTIVEKNITIGDIVDTTSDLFKIADLSVLTLWLHAYEEDLPYLERLPSPIPVRIRIPANPEIGELPAAIESIGDLINPLEHMAVLVGHVDNASGDLRAGQFVQARVSLAPEEGVVEIPTRALVQDGSESVVFVQENPDEYRFRPRKVSVARKYYDIVYIRSELTDEQRAAGEQELHVGDRVAASETVQLQAAFRQQQLTASEAKQQSGVPKR, from the coding sequence ATGTCTTTGCACGCGCTGAAAAAACGCACGCAAAAAGCGGGCGGCTGGTTGCTGGCCATCGCCATCGTCGTTGTCGGCTGGTTGGCGTTCGGATATTGGTCGAAGCGATCGGCATCGGACAACGCGTCTGCGTCCATGGCAGGCGCGGCCGTGGCCAATCCGACAGTGATCGAGATTCCGCGCCAAGTCGCGGAACTGAATCACATGGCCATCGCCGCGGCGAAGCTGCCGACGCGCGAGCGCGAGCTTTTGCTGCGCGGCGAACTGGCGATCGACTTCAACAGATTGGTACACGTACACGCGTTGTTTCCGGGCCGAATCGTCGAGCTGGCGAACGCCGATGACTCGAATACCCCCAGCGCCCACGACAGTAAGCTGAAACGCCCGGTCGGCTTCATGGACCATGTCGTCAAGGATCAGTCGCTGGCCGTGCTGCACAGCAAGGACTTCGGCGCAACGAAGAGCGAGCTGGTCGATGCGCTGGCCAATCTGGCGCTCGATCAAGAGGCATACGAGCGCATCAAGGCGCTCGACACGCGCGGCGCCGCCTCCGAGACCTCGGTGCGCGAGGCCGAGCGGCAAGTCGCCACCGGCAGAATCGCCGTCAAGAAGGCCGAATTGACGCTGCGCTCCTGGGGCGTACCCGAGGAGGTGATCGAGAACGTCAAGCGCGAGGTCGAAAGCATCCGCAACCAACAGGACATCGGCAAGCGCGAGGACGCCGAATGGGCCCGCGTCGATATCAAGTCTCCGATCGACGGCACGATCGTCGAGAAGAATATCACGATCGGCGACATCGTCGATACCACGTCGGATCTGTTCAAGATCGCCGACCTCAGCGTGCTGACCCTGTGGTTGCACGCTTATGAGGAAGACCTGCCGTATCTGGAGCGGCTGCCGTCGCCCATTCCCGTGCGCATCCGCATTCCCGCCAATCCCGAGATCGGCGAGCTGCCCGCCGCCATCGAGAGCATCGGCGACCTGATCAATCCGCTCGAGCACATGGCGGTGCTCGTGGGCCACGTGGACAACGCCTCGGGTGATTTGCGCGCCGGTCAGTTCGTCCAGGCGCGGGTGTCGCTCGCGCCCGAGGAGGGCGTGGTCGAAATTCCCACCCGGGCCTTGGTGCAGGACGGCAGCGAAAGCGTGGTCTTCGTGCAGGAAAATCCCGACGAATACCGCTTCCGGCCGCGGAAAGTCTCGGTGGCCCGCAAATACTACGACATCGTCTACATCCGCAGCGAACTGACGGACGAACAGCGGGCCGCGGGCGAGCAGGAATTGCACGTCGGCGACCGCGTGGCCGCCAGCGAGACCGTGCAATTGCAGGCGGCTTTCCGCCAGCAACAACTCACCGCCTCGGAAGCCAAACAGCAATCCGGCGTTCCCAAGCGGTAA
- a CDS encoding phosphoesterase, which yields MVEVSTEHVLVVPTELFHRLGHFQGFSTDTHRYLAELLKPAHTSYRPRGEMEEDPSFKQLIPYCVFRHVDAAGRPHVFAYTRGKGQGEGRLRSKRSVGIGGHISSDDSHAGDNVYQEGMRRELDEEIFIDTAYTERCVGLINDDETPVGQVHLGVVHLFDVEEPAVRPRETELMECGFVPVDELLADLSGFETWSQICLRALFGK from the coding sequence ATGGTCGAGGTTTCGACGGAGCATGTGTTGGTCGTTCCGACCGAGTTATTCCACCGCCTGGGCCATTTCCAGGGCTTCTCGACGGACACGCATCGTTACCTGGCCGAGCTGCTCAAGCCGGCGCATACCAGCTACCGCCCGCGCGGCGAGATGGAAGAAGACCCGTCGTTCAAGCAGCTGATTCCTTACTGCGTCTTCCGCCATGTTGATGCGGCCGGACGGCCGCACGTTTTCGCCTACACGCGCGGCAAAGGGCAAGGCGAGGGGCGCCTGCGCAGCAAGCGCAGCGTGGGCATTGGCGGCCACATCTCGTCAGACGACAGCCACGCCGGCGACAACGTCTACCAGGAAGGGATGCGCCGCGAGCTGGACGAAGAGATCTTCATCGACACGGCGTACACGGAACGCTGCGTCGGATTGATCAACGACGATGAAACGCCGGTCGGCCAGGTCCACCTGGGCGTCGTCCATCTGTTCGATGTCGAAGAGCCGGCCGTTCGCCCGCGCGAAACCGAGCTCATGGAATGCGGCTTCGTCCCGGTCGACGAGCTACTGGCCGACCTGAGCGGCTTTGAAACGTGGTCGCAAATCTGCCTGCGGGCGCTGTTTGGCAAGTAG
- the rsmA gene encoding 16S rRNA (adenine(1518)-N(6)/adenine(1519)-N(6))-dimethyltransferase RsmA, translating to MTTSTTAQTQSFLMRRFAEVGIHPNAKRGQNFLIDLNLLRLLVEAARLDPRDVVLEVGTGMGSLTALVAPQVAAVVTVEIDQQLHQLASEELIDCENVRLLSQDALRNKNNLASEVLEAITQELAAGPDRRFKLVANLPYAVATPVMSNLLAGELVPASMTVTIQKELADRIMARPATKDYSALSVWMQSQCRIELVRVMPPSVFWPRPKVNSAILHIIIDEELRSRIPDRAYFHEFVRSMFFHRRKFLRSELASAFKGRLTKSDADEIMASLELGPTARAEELDVETMLRLCETVRARLPAAT from the coding sequence ATGACTACATCGACAACCGCGCAAACGCAGTCGTTTCTCATGCGCCGCTTCGCCGAAGTGGGAATCCATCCCAATGCGAAGCGCGGGCAGAATTTTCTCATCGATTTGAACCTGCTGCGCCTGCTCGTCGAGGCTGCGCGGCTCGACCCGCGCGATGTCGTGCTGGAAGTGGGAACCGGCATGGGCTCGCTGACGGCGCTCGTCGCCCCGCAGGTGGCGGCGGTCGTCACGGTCGAGATCGATCAGCAATTGCACCAACTGGCCAGCGAAGAGCTGATCGATTGCGAAAACGTGCGTCTGCTTTCGCAAGACGCGCTACGCAACAAGAACAATCTCGCCAGCGAGGTTCTCGAGGCGATAACTCAGGAGCTGGCCGCCGGGCCGGATCGCCGCTTCAAGCTCGTGGCCAACCTTCCGTATGCCGTGGCGACGCCGGTGATGTCGAACCTGCTGGCTGGTGAGCTGGTGCCGGCGAGCATGACGGTGACGATTCAGAAGGAGCTGGCCGACCGGATCATGGCCCGGCCCGCCACCAAGGACTATAGCGCCCTGAGCGTGTGGATGCAGTCGCAATGCCGCATCGAGCTGGTGCGCGTGATGCCGCCGTCGGTCTTCTGGCCGCGGCCGAAAGTCAACTCGGCCATCCTACATATCATCATCGACGAGGAGCTACGCAGCCGAATTCCCGATCGGGCCTACTTTCACGAATTCGTGCGGTCGATGTTCTTTCATCGCCGCAAATTTCTGCGCAGCGAGCTGGCCAGTGCCTTCAAGGGCCGGCTGACCAAAAGCGACGCCGACGAGATCATGGCTTCGCTCGAACTCGGTCCCACGGCGCGGGCCGAGGAGCTGGACGTCGAAACCATGCTGCGGCTGTGCGAGACGGTGCGGGCAAGACTCCCAGCCGCAACGTAA
- a CDS encoding efflux RND transporter permease subunit has translation MIAKLIHWSVNNPLIVVLFTIALAVAGGFAFSRVNVEAYPDPAPAIVEVIAQYRGRSAEEMERQVTIPLEVALSGMPGLKYIRSKSLFGLSYINTQFEYGFDYKAARQEVINRMQIADLPAEVTPQISPRSPIGEILRYAVVGPKDSHGNSVYSLSDLRSLQSWTLEREFRRIPGIADVVSSGGLIKRYEVQPDPDRMKRYGITLEQLQAAIAKSNDNVSGDYMIQGETAAVVRGLGLIGRGRDPMQRILTMDSAEEGARYLRNEEQRRLRQIREIVLASTNNLPVRVGDIVEGGPLKPGETESAQGVVVSNQTRLGKVALSRPEEDAHGRLLDAQGNTIWDDEDEVVQGLVLLRKGAESLPALRLVQAKIEELNTTPGRLPPGVRIEPFYDRADLINATTETVEENLIVGILLVSVILLMFLSNVRSALIIALNLPLALLFAFGALYARNESANLLSIGAVDFGIIVDSTVIMVENIYRVLSAGKYANLSLKDRIVRAAHEVERSLLFSTLIMVCALLPLFTMKGAEGQLFRPMAETYAFALAGALLLAVTIAPVLCLLLFRNLQPARDNWLVAFLKRGYLRQLERLLNNRWLAVGGFGGLIVLTVLLLPNLGREFIPPLEEGHIWIRGIFPVSISLDQNSEQARLARAILRKYPEVESVVCQVGRPDSGVDPTGFYSAEFFVPLKPQPEWPAEVDRDGWWGGKRARTKPELVAAISAELNEAVPGVNWNFSQVIRDNVLEVLSGVQGENSVKIIGNDLDELEKIGNQVVSALVGIPGVKDVGLYRIRGQCNVELPIDRQKCSLWNISVADVHNVIQTAIGGKTVSQMIEGEKSFDITIRWPLRLREDESDILDIPVDVTSHQVTEGTQAGTAGAPISGVSVGIASKGSSKSTPTPTGSIRGSTSLEATTTPRERLGDLITPLGDAADDRLDPDGQFVRPGASTIAREEGSRLVAVKFGVRGRDLASAVDDAQAKVEPLIPKGYRTEWSGEFQQMQEGERRLMIIVPLSLVLVFILLFLAFRSLLDALVVLANVLALSLGGIWALFLTGTNFSIAAAVGFTSIFGVAIMDGLLLVSSFNQLRHEGLPLRAAIMQGAERRVRPVMMTALTAIFGLLPAAISTRIGAQSQKPLAIVVVGSMIATLLLTRYLMPILYSFYGHRDPPQTGGGFSHE, from the coding sequence ATGATCGCCAAACTCATTCACTGGTCGGTCAACAATCCGCTGATCGTGGTGCTGTTCACGATCGCGCTGGCCGTGGCGGGCGGGTTTGCCTTCAGCCGGGTGAATGTCGAAGCCTATCCCGATCCGGCCCCGGCGATCGTCGAAGTCATCGCCCAGTACCGTGGCCGATCGGCCGAGGAGATGGAACGGCAGGTCACGATTCCGCTGGAAGTCGCGCTCTCCGGCATGCCCGGCCTGAAATATATCCGTAGCAAGTCGTTGTTCGGCTTGTCTTATATCAATACGCAGTTCGAATACGGCTTCGATTACAAGGCGGCCCGGCAGGAAGTCATCAACCGCATGCAGATCGCGGACCTGCCCGCCGAGGTGACGCCGCAAATCTCGCCCCGTTCGCCGATCGGCGAAATTCTGCGTTATGCCGTCGTCGGTCCCAAGGACTCGCACGGCAACAGCGTCTACTCACTCAGCGATCTGCGGTCGCTGCAATCGTGGACGCTGGAGCGCGAATTTCGCCGCATCCCCGGCATCGCCGACGTGGTCAGCTCGGGCGGATTGATCAAACGCTACGAAGTTCAGCCCGACCCCGACCGCATGAAGCGGTACGGCATCACGCTCGAACAATTGCAGGCCGCGATCGCCAAGAGCAATGACAATGTCAGCGGCGATTATATGATCCAGGGGGAGACGGCCGCCGTCGTGCGTGGGCTGGGGCTGATCGGTCGTGGCCGCGACCCGATGCAGCGCATCTTGACCATGGATAGCGCCGAGGAAGGCGCCCGTTACTTGCGCAATGAGGAGCAGCGTCGGCTGCGCCAGATTCGCGAGATCGTGCTCGCTTCGACCAACAACTTGCCGGTACGCGTGGGCGACATCGTCGAAGGCGGGCCGCTCAAGCCCGGCGAAACGGAGTCCGCGCAGGGAGTGGTGGTCAGCAACCAGACGCGCCTGGGCAAAGTGGCGCTGAGCCGTCCCGAGGAAGACGCGCATGGCCGGCTGCTCGATGCCCAGGGAAACACGATCTGGGATGACGAGGACGAGGTGGTGCAGGGACTGGTGCTGTTGCGCAAGGGGGCCGAATCGCTTCCTGCCCTGCGATTGGTGCAGGCCAAGATCGAAGAGCTCAACACCACTCCGGGCCGGCTGCCGCCCGGCGTGCGGATCGAGCCCTTTTACGATCGCGCGGACCTGATCAATGCCACGACCGAGACCGTGGAAGAAAACCTGATCGTCGGCATCTTGCTGGTAAGCGTGATCTTGCTGATGTTCCTCAGCAATGTGCGCAGCGCGCTCATCATCGCGCTGAACCTGCCGCTGGCCCTGCTGTTTGCTTTCGGCGCGTTGTACGCTCGCAACGAGTCGGCAAACCTGCTGTCGATCGGCGCCGTCGACTTCGGCATCATCGTCGACTCGACCGTGATCATGGTCGAGAACATCTACCGCGTGCTCAGCGCGGGCAAGTACGCGAACCTGTCGCTCAAGGACCGCATCGTCCGCGCGGCGCACGAGGTCGAGCGCAGTTTGCTCTTCTCGACCCTGATCATGGTCTGCGCGCTGTTGCCGCTGTTCACGATGAAAGGGGCCGAGGGGCAACTGTTCCGCCCCATGGCCGAAACGTACGCCTTTGCCTTGGCCGGCGCACTGCTGCTGGCCGTGACGATCGCTCCGGTCTTGTGTCTCTTGTTGTTTCGGAACCTGCAGCCTGCGCGCGACAATTGGCTCGTCGCGTTTCTGAAACGCGGTTACTTGAGGCAGCTCGAACGATTGCTCAATAATCGCTGGCTGGCCGTGGGGGGCTTTGGCGGCTTGATCGTACTGACTGTCTTGCTTTTGCCGAACTTGGGGCGCGAGTTCATCCCGCCCCTGGAAGAAGGGCACATCTGGATTCGCGGCATCTTCCCCGTCAGCATCTCGCTCGATCAGAATTCCGAGCAAGCTCGGCTCGCCCGTGCCATCCTGCGCAAGTATCCCGAAGTCGAGTCGGTCGTCTGCCAAGTGGGGCGGCCCGATTCCGGCGTCGACCCGACGGGTTTCTACAGCGCCGAATTCTTCGTGCCGCTCAAACCGCAGCCCGAGTGGCCGGCCGAAGTCGATCGCGACGGCTGGTGGGGCGGCAAGCGCGCCCGCACCAAGCCCGAACTCGTTGCCGCCATCAGCGCCGAACTCAACGAAGCGGTGCCGGGCGTGAACTGGAACTTTTCCCAGGTCATTCGCGACAACGTGCTGGAGGTCCTCTCGGGCGTGCAGGGCGAGAACTCGGTGAAGATCATCGGTAACGATCTCGACGAATTGGAGAAAATCGGCAACCAGGTCGTGTCGGCACTCGTCGGCATACCAGGCGTGAAGGACGTCGGCCTGTACCGCATCCGGGGTCAGTGCAATGTCGAGCTGCCGATCGACCGCCAGAAATGCTCGCTGTGGAACATCAGCGTGGCCGACGTACACAACGTTATCCAGACGGCCATCGGCGGCAAAACCGTGTCGCAGATGATCGAAGGAGAGAAGTCCTTCGATATCACCATTCGCTGGCCCCTTCGCTTGCGTGAGGACGAAAGCGACATTCTCGACATCCCCGTCGACGTCACGAGCCACCAGGTGACCGAAGGAACGCAGGCCGGCACGGCAGGCGCGCCCATCTCGGGCGTATCAGTTGGCATCGCCTCGAAGGGTTCCAGCAAGTCGACGCCCACGCCGACCGGCAGCATTCGCGGTTCCACCTCGCTCGAAGCGACCACTACGCCCCGCGAGCGCCTGGGCGACTTGATCACGCCGCTGGGCGATGCTGCCGATGACCGCCTCGATCCGGACGGCCAGTTCGTGCGCCCCGGCGCTTCGACGATCGCCCGCGAGGAGGGCAGCCGGCTGGTGGCCGTGAAGTTCGGCGTGCGCGGGCGCGATCTGGCCAGCGCCGTGGACGACGCGCAGGCCAAGGTCGAACCGCTCATTCCTAAGGGCTATCGCACCGAATGGAGTGGCGAGTTTCAACAGATGCAGGAAGGCGAGCGCCGCTTGATGATTATCGTCCCCTTGTCGCTCGTGCTGGTATTCATCTTGCTCTTCCTCGCGTTCCGGTCCTTGTTGGACGCGCTTGTTGTCTTGGCCAACGTGCTGGCGCTGTCGCTGGGGGGCATCTGGGCACTCTTCCTTACCGGAACGAATTTCAGCATTGCCGCCGCCGTCGGCTTCACGTCGATTTTCGGCGTCGCCATCATGGACGGCCTCTTGCTGGTATCGAGCTTCAATCAACTGCGCCACGAAGGGCTGCCGCTGCGGGCCGCGATCATGCAAGGGGCGGAACGCCGCGTCCGGCCCGTTATGATGACGGCCCTCACCGCGATTTTTGGCTTGCTGCCGGCCGCCATCTCGACCCGGATCGGCGCGCAATCGCAAAAGCCGCTGGCCATCGTGGTCGTGGGCAGCATGATTGCAACGCTGCTACTCACACGCTATCTGATGCCGATTCTTTACAGCTTCTATGGGCATCGCGATCCGCCGCAAACGGGCGGCGGTTTCTCGCACGAGTAA
- a CDS encoding phosphatidylserine decarboxylase: MSPTGTESQPAQVEPLPANITSVQPGGGVCYSLELAWGRVRRWYLRTFRRGYVARMAALRQGDTTGAPHEILDPRDLKYCRNLCTAAWKDADDPFAWRERIPFARWGLAELQLMSYPLLAGIVALVMTRYWPLAVPLAVVLGLIVYFFRDPPRRIPQEPGLMVSPADGKVVEIVPLDHDEFIGGPAVRIGLFLSIFNVHLNRVPCDARVLSLRYAPGKFLSALRPESARENEAMWIGLEETGPARRRLVVRQIAGQFARRIVCGLRPGEELARGKQFGMIKLGSRTELILPAGGLEIVTRLGERVAAGSSVLARYKDA; this comes from the coding sequence ATGTCGCCGACCGGTACCGAATCGCAGCCAGCGCAGGTCGAGCCACTGCCGGCGAACATCACCAGCGTGCAGCCTGGCGGTGGCGTTTGCTACAGCCTGGAGCTGGCCTGGGGGCGTGTGCGGCGGTGGTACCTGCGCACCTTCCGACGCGGCTACGTCGCACGGATGGCGGCCTTGCGGCAGGGAGACACGACCGGCGCTCCGCACGAGATTCTTGACCCGCGTGACTTGAAGTACTGCCGGAACCTGTGTACCGCCGCGTGGAAAGACGCGGATGACCCGTTCGCCTGGCGCGAGAGGATTCCGTTTGCTCGCTGGGGTCTGGCCGAGCTGCAGTTGATGAGCTATCCACTGCTAGCCGGCATCGTGGCGCTTGTGATGACCCGCTACTGGCCGCTCGCTGTTCCGCTGGCGGTTGTGCTGGGGCTGATCGTGTATTTCTTTCGCGACCCGCCGCGGCGGATTCCGCAAGAGCCAGGGCTGATGGTGTCGCCGGCCGACGGAAAAGTCGTGGAAATCGTGCCGCTTGATCATGACGAGTTCATCGGCGGCCCGGCCGTGCGGATCGGACTTTTCTTGTCGATCTTCAACGTCCATCTGAACCGTGTCCCCTGCGACGCGCGGGTGCTATCCTTGCGATATGCACCGGGCAAGTTCCTAAGCGCGTTGCGGCCGGAGAGCGCGCGAGAGAACGAGGCCATGTGGATCGGCCTCGAAGAGACCGGCCCTGCACGGCGGCGGTTGGTTGTCCGGCAGATCGCCGGGCAGTTTGCCCGCCGTATCGTCTGCGGCTTGCGGCCGGGGGAAGAGCTGGCGCGTGGAAAGCAGTTTGGCATGATCAAACTCGGATCGCGCACCGAGCTGATCCTGCCCGCCGGTGGCCTGGAGATCGTAACGCGGCTGGGCGAGCGCGTGGCCGCCGGAAGCAGCGTGCTCGCACGCTACAAGGACGCGTGA
- a CDS encoding riboflavin synthase, which translates to MFTGLVESLAEVARVESRPPGRLIVLRAPQQAAGARLGDSVAVNGCCLTCVAIEGELLSFEAGAETLSRTNLGELTPGSMVNVETSLAFGDKLGGHLVTGHIDAVGTLDRRQDDAQWSTCWFSFPSALRRQMASKASIAVDGVSLTLVDVEPTRFSVALIPHTLAHTTLGRLQPGGRVNLETDLVAKYVEQQTAAWRTP; encoded by the coding sequence ATGTTCACCGGTCTCGTCGAATCACTGGCCGAGGTTGCCCGCGTCGAGTCGCGACCGCCGGGACGATTGATCGTGCTGCGCGCGCCGCAGCAAGCCGCGGGGGCGCGCTTGGGGGACAGCGTGGCCGTCAATGGCTGCTGCCTGACCTGCGTGGCGATCGAGGGCGAGCTGTTGTCATTCGAGGCCGGGGCCGAAACGCTCAGTCGCACCAACCTGGGCGAACTGACGCCCGGCAGCATGGTCAACGTCGAGACCTCGCTGGCCTTCGGTGACAAGCTCGGGGGCCACCTGGTCACGGGACACATCGACGCGGTGGGCACGCTCGACCGCCGCCAGGACGACGCTCAGTGGTCGACCTGCTGGTTTTCGTTTCCGTCGGCTCTGCGCCGCCAGATGGCCAGCAAAGCCTCGATCGCCGTCGACGGCGTCAGCCTGACCTTGGTCGACGTCGAGCCGACGCGGTTCAGCGTGGCACTCATTCCTCACACGCTCGCGCACACCACGCTGGGACGACTGCAACCGGGCGGCCGGGTGAACCTGGAAACCGACCTGGTCGCCAAGTACGTTGAACAGCAGACCGCGGCCTGGCGCACGCCGTAA